Sequence from the Methanobrevibacter arboriphilus genome:
AGATTATAGGTTTATATGTTGTTGATGACTCTGTTCCTTTTTTAACTCCTAAAAAAATAAAGGAAGCTATGGTTGTTGAGCTCAATTCCAAAGGAAAAATATTTTTAGAGGAATTTGAACAGTTATTGGATTTAGATAATAATAAAAATATATCTGTTATAAAAAAATTATCTAAAGGTAAACCCGCAGAGGTAATTGTTAAAACAGCTGAAGATAACTGTGTTGATGTTATTGTAATGGGTACTGGAAAGAGTATAGTTGACAAACATCTTTTAGGAAGTGTTTCTGAGGAAGTTGTCCATTTTGCTCCATGTACAATACATTTAGTAAGAACAATTGAAATAGATAGCTGTAAATTGGATTAATATTTAATTTATTATTTAATTTATTTTTTAATTATTTTTTAATTTATTTTTATTTTATTTTTATTTCTAACTTTCAATTTTAAATTATAGTTTGTAGCTTTTTATTTTTCTTTTTTATCTTTAACTTTTATTTTATAATTTTTTAATCATTCTTAAAAAATTTTAAAAATCTTTATAAACTTTACTTTTAATATATAAAAATAGTATATTTTTATATTATTAATTTAATTATTATATTAATAATTAATAATTTAATTTAAATGCTTTTGAGTGAGTATTATAAAATAAAAAGATGTTTTGAGGGAAAAATACATGTCTTTTATAAGTAAAATTTTTGGTTTAGGTCCTAAACCTGTAATAGCTAAAAGTAAATTTAAAAAATTTGAATCTTTAAAATCATCTCCTTTTTCAGCCAAAACCGCCGGTTCTGGTTATAAGATGAGGCCTGATGAATATTATATTACAGCTTCTGTTGAACTTGGGAATACAACTACAAAGTGTATCATTTGTGCAACTAATTTAAATACAAGTGAAAGCTATCTTTTAAGTAAAGTTGTTAATATGACAAGAGATATTAGGCCACCAAAACCAAAAGAAGAAGTTTTTGGTAAAACTGTGTGGGGTATTGAACTTTCAAAAGAATCTGTATCTGAGTTAGTTCGTGATACTGTTATTGAAGCTGCAAAGGAAGCCCATATTAATATTGAAGATGATTTAGATTTTGTAGTCCGTTCAACTGGTGTAACAGCAGGTTTTGCAACTCCTGAAGAGAGTGGGAAACTTATAATCGCTCTAGCTAATGGATGTTTAGATGCAGGGGTTGCTCCAAGAAAAATGGCTCCAGCTATGTCTATTGATAATTTTCCAGATAGATTAAAAGATTATACTCTTCTTGATAAAGTAATGTTTGACGGTGCTGTTGTTAGTGTTCTTCCACCTAAAGGAGAAGAAGTTGTGTCTAATGAAATGGAAGGTGAACTTGTTACAGCGGGTATAAAACTTGGAGCTAAATGGACGAAAGTTGATTATAGAAATCCTTGTGTTTCAATTGATTTTGGATCAACCTTAGCTGGTAGGGTAGTTAATGATGATGAACCTTATGCACATACTGTTGGGAATTTTTTAGGTCTTGCAGGAGTTATAGCGGATTCACTTGTTCGTGGAACTGATAAGGTGGATAAAAAGGGTGGAGCTGCAATTGATTTATATTCTAAAGATATACTTAAAAAAGCTGACTGGAAACATGCTAAAGTTAATGCAGAAAAAGTTCATAAAATTATTGATATTAGAAAGATTCCAATGGATAGAAATAGGTTTGGAACTGTTCCTGTTAAACCAGAAGCTGCTCAAAAGGCAGGGACTTGTTTGATTGGTTGTGATGTTGGTGAAAATGGTGATAGAATTCCTGATTTAATTTCATTAGGAGAAGAACTTTATAAAAACGATGGTTTACCTACATTATTTGCTACTATGGATCATGTAAGTGCAATTATTGTTAAAAGACTTTTGGATGTTGCATTTAATGAGAATATTATAGCTCCTGGATCTGCTTTGGGAATAACTGGTAGGGCAGGGATTACTGGTAAGAAACCTGAATTAATACTTGAATATACTAAAGATAAGTTTAAAGACTGTGTATTTGTTTCAGATGGATTAGCTTTAGGTTCTGCTATAATGGCCAGGTGTATGAATTCAATGGGAACTATAAAAGTTCCTGTTGGTGGAAAACAAGGAGGACCATGTATTTTAGCAGCTAGAAAAAAATTACAACAAAAAAAATAGATATATCTTTAATAATTAAATTATTATTTTTTTACTCAGGAGATACACATGATAATAGCTGTCTTGATGGCTGGAGGTAAAGGAAAAAGGATGAATATAAATATTGAAAAACCTCTCTTTAAATTTTTTGATAAATATTTGATTGATCATGTTCTAGATAATTTAAAAGGATCTAAATATCTTGATAAGATTGTTATAGCTGTAAGTCCACATACTCCTGAAACTAAAAAATATATATCTGAAAAGTTTTCTAATAATAAAAATTATACTGATAATAAAAATTACAATAATAAAAATTATACTGATAATAAAAATTACAATAATAAAAATTACAATGATGAGTTATATAATCAGAATTATCATGATAAATCTAATATATATTCTGAAAAGCTTTTTAATTATTTAGAAACTCCTGGAAATGGTTATGTTGAAGATTTATCGTTTATATTATCTCACTTTGAAAAAAAATCTTCTGATGACATATTATTATTTATAAATGCTGATCTACCTTTTGTTTCTACAGATATTATTGATCATATTTTAGAGAAATATATGAAAAATAATGTTGATGCAATGTCTGTTTTGGTTCCTGTATCAATTTTTGAGGAGTATGGAATTGAACCTTCTTTAATATTGGACAATCTAGTTCCTGCTGGTTTAAACATATTATTAAGTAGAAATGAAGTACAAAATGAGGAAAAATTAATTATTCCTCAAATTGAGTTAGCTTTAAATATAAACACTACTGATGATGCTGAATTAGCTTATTATCTATTTAAGAATAACCAAATACATCAAATATAGTCAATAAAAGCTAAACTATATAAACTATATAGAATATAATAAATTTATGGTGAAATAATGGAAAATAAAAACATCCCTAAAAAAGAAGAGAAATTATGGAGTGAAGTTAAAGGATATCAGGTAGCTACTAATAATGCCCGTATTCTTGGTTCTCTCGATGAACTCGTCATCAATGAAAAAAGTGGTAAGATTGTGGATATAGCAATTAAAGTCGAACAAGGTAGAAATATTCATGTTAAAGGTGCTAAAAGAAATGGAGATTTATTATTAGTTCCTTTTGCAAAAGTTGAAAAAGTAGGAGAATTTATAATAGTTACAGAATAAATGTTTTAAACCATTTTCATTATTTATTTTTAACATTTTATTTTTATTATTGTTTACATTTTTATTATTTTGATTTGGATTAATACTGTAATTTGTTAGTTAATCTTATTTTTACCTATTTTCAATATTTTGTTCTTATTCTATGCTTTTTATAATATTTTATATGGCTATTTTTTTTTATTATTAGTTTTAATCTAATTTAATTTTCTAATATGTGATTTATTTATTATATTGTTTTCACGAAAGTTATTTATATTATTAAAAACTATTTTTTAATCATGAAAATTATTAAAAGAAGAAATAACACAAACTTAAAAAGAATAAATGAAATTTTAAAGGTTTTTAATAAGTATGAGTTTGGTCATGTTACTGAAAAAATAGGTTTGAATAATAAATTCTCGTTTTTTAAACATTCAGATGAATTGGAAGAATTAGATAATTCTCTACCTGTACGTTTAAGGATGGCTTTACAAGAGTTAGGGCCTACTTATATTAAATTAGGACAAATGATAAGTACTCGCCCAGATTTAGTTGGAGAAGATATTGCTAATGAATTTTCTAAAATGCAAGGTGATAATCCATCTATACCATTTTCTTATATAAGAAAAGTTGTTGAGGAAGAATTAAATGGCCCTATAAACGAAATTTTTGAAACATTTAATGAAGTTCCTTTATCTACTGCATCCATTGGACAAGTTCATATGGCTAAATTATTTGATGGTCCTAATGTCGCGGTTAAAATTCAAAAACCAGACACAGATGAACTTATAAAAAGCGATTTAGCTATAATGAAGTTTTTAGCAAAAAAAATTGATAAATATGTTCCTAGTGCTAAACCTTATAATTTTCCTATTGTGATAAACGAATTTGAAAGATCTATTCTCAAAGAAATTGATTATAATCAAGAATTTAATAATATGATCAAATTTGGTTCTATATTTGAAGATGATCCTTCAGTTTATGTTCCAACTGCTTATGGGGACTTCTCATCTAAGAAAGTATTAACTATGGAGTTTATAGATGGAGAAAAACTTGCCGATGTTATTTCCTCAGAGGGAATTTATGATAAGAAACTTATAGCTAATCGAGGAATTGAATCTTATTTTAAACAAATTGTGGATTATGGTTTTTTCCATGCTGATCCCCATCCATCTAACATTTATATATTAAAAGATAATATTGTTTGTTACATTGATTTTGGTATGATGGGAGTCTTAGATGATGAATTTAAAGAAAACTTAACTGAATTATTCATTTACTTTATTGAAAAAAATATCAATGGAATGATTAATCAACTTTCATATATGGGTATTTTACCTGATGATTTAGACCTTAAAGCTTTAAAATATGATTTAATAGATTTAATGGGTAAATATTATGGAGTAGAATTAAAGGGGATTCATGGAGGAATGTTGGATTTAATAACTATTATGCGAAAGTATAATGTTATATTGCCTCGTGAATTTGTTTTAATTTCAAAAGGTCTTTCCATGTTAGAAGAAACCGGTATAGAATTAGATCCTGAATTTAATACAATAAATACTTTGGAACCTTATGCAAAAAAAATAATAAGAAAAGAATTAAATCCATTTAAACTTGTTGATTTTGTAAAAAAGAATATTTTTGAAATTGAACATATATTAAAGACAGTTCCTATGAATATTTCTAAAGTCCTTTATAAAATAGAAGAAGGGGAACTAAAAATCGAACTAGAACATAAAAATTTAGAAAAGATGATTAATAGAATTTCCATGTCTTTAATATTATCAGCACTTCTTATAGGTTCTTCTCTTATTATATTATCTAATAAAGGATTCATGATATTGGATTTACCTTTTTTAGGGATCATTGGTTTTATTTTAAGTGCAATAATTGGTCTCTGGCTAATTATATCAACTTTAAGAAGTAAAAATTATTAATACATTAATAAACTCAAATAATTTTCTATTTTTTTGTTTTTAATTTTGATGGTTTTTGTGCATATGAATTTGTGTAGAATATAAATGATATATTTATTTGTATGCTTTTCAAATCTGATTGATTGTTTTAATGGCTTGCAAAAAAAAATAATTTTTGAAATTTCATTTTTCGTAATTATATTTTTATACTTTTTTACTTTAATATTATTTTTATAGCTTTAATATTATTTTTATAATAATATTATTTAGATTATGATTCGTCAGAAATAACTTTAATTTTTTCATCAAAATCTTTAAATTTATTTGCAAGACCTCTGAAATATGGTATGTATACATTTGAAAATTGAAGTCTTTCTGGATTCATTCCATGATCTTTTATTTCATCTCTTATTTGATTCATCTTCTTTTCTACTTCTTGATACATCAAATCTCCAGGATATTCTCCAATGAATACTCCGTCTGCACCATTTTTAAGAGCATAAATAATGTGTTTCGGCATTACTCTGTTTACAGAATGAACCTTTATAATATATATTGATTCTGGGTAGTCTACTCTATTAACTCCAATGTTATCTGCTGCAGTATATCCAACTTGATCAAGGAAAACAAGAATTCTTTTTTCTCCTTTCTTTTTGCCTTTTAGCATTCCTGAAATAGTTGCAAATATTTTTTCATCAATATTTCCATGTATGTTTATAGCTCGTGGTTTACAAACAGTTAGACATTTTCCACATCCTGAACAAGACATAGGATCTATATAGACCATTTCATCTTTAATAGACATAGCTTTATATTTACATATAGATATACAGTCTTCACATAGATTACATTTTTCATCATCTATTTCAGCTACAAATGGTTCTATTTCAAGTCCATCATTCATTATTTCAGCTACTTTAGAAGCTGCTGCGTGAGCTTGCATTATACTATCTGTAATATCTTTTGGACCTTGTGCAGTTCCACAAACATAGGCTCCTTTAACATCAGTAGTAACTGGCTTAATTTTTGGGTGTGTTTCTTTAATAAACATATCTTCAGTTATACCAACATCCATTATTTTAGCTATCTCTTCACTACCTTGGGATGGTTCAATTGCTGTTGATAAAACAACCATATCTGTTTCAATTTCAGTAAATTTCTTTTGAAGAGTATCTTCTACTCTAACTACTAATGAATCTCCTTTTTTATTGACTTCACCAGGCCTACCTCTTAATAATCTTATTCCATTTTCTTGTCCATGTTTATAATATTTTTCATACATTCCAGGAGTTCTCATATCAGTATAACATATTATAACATCAGTATCTGGATATTTATGTTTTATTATGTTTGCATTTTTTAAAGCTACCATACAACATACTTTTGAACAGTATTTATGACCGTCTGGCTTTTCATCTCTTGAACCTACACACTGTATCATAACTATTCTTCTTGGAACTTTATCCTTAGATAACATTTTTAATTTACCTTTAGTCGGACCATTTACTCCCATAATACGACCAAGCTCGCTTTGAGTTATAACATCTTCATATCTATTATATCCATATTCTGGTCTAAGGTTTGGATCAAAAGTTTTATGACCAGTAGCTAATATAACAGCTCCAACATTTAAAGGAATTACCTCTTTTTCTCCTTTAAGATAAATTGCTCCCATTGGACATTTTTTCATACATTTACCACATTTTTCACAATTTTCCATATCAATTGTATATGCATCTGGATAACTTTGTGAAAATGGTTTATAGATTGCTTTTCTCATTGAAAGTCCATCATCCCACCTATTTGGAACTTCAACAGGGCATTCTTCTATACATTTACCACAGGATATACATTTTTCTTCATCTACATATCGAGGATTGCTTTCAAGAAGAATACTAAAATTTCCAGCTCTTCTTTCAGTACTTAAAACTTTAGTATTGGTTAATATTTCAATATTTTCATGCCAAACAGTTTCATTCATTATTGGGTTAAGTAAACACATCCCACATTCTTCAGCCAATTTAACTGGAGAGAATACTTTTCCAATTTTAACCATATTTCCTCCAATTGATGGTTTTTTTTCAATTAAATATGTTTTAACACCTTGTTTAGCTAATGAAAGTGCAGCACTTATTCCAGATATTCCTCCTCCTATAACTGCAGCACTTTCTGGTGTTTGACAAAGAATTGGGTCTACAGCTTGGGATTGTTTGACTTTTTCAATTGAAGCATTTACAAGTGTAATTGCTTTATCTGTAGCTTTGTCAATGTCATCATGCACCCATGAACATTGTTCTCGTAAATTAGCCATGTCCATTAAATATGGGTTTAAAGGCTGAATATAATCTTGAAAAGTTTTTTCATGGGTTATAGGTGAACATGATGCGATTACAACACGATCTAATCCTTTATTGATAATATTATCTCTAATTATTTTTCTACC
This genomic interval carries:
- a CDS encoding PRC-barrel domain-containing protein, yielding MENKNIPKKEEKLWSEVKGYQVATNNARILGSLDELVINEKSGKIVDIAIKVEQGRNIHVKGAKRNGDLLLVPFAKVEKVGEFIIVTE
- a CDS encoding ABC1 kinase family protein, giving the protein MKIIKRRNNTNLKRINEILKVFNKYEFGHVTEKIGLNNKFSFFKHSDELEELDNSLPVRLRMALQELGPTYIKLGQMISTRPDLVGEDIANEFSKMQGDNPSIPFSYIRKVVEEELNGPINEIFETFNEVPLSTASIGQVHMAKLFDGPNVAVKIQKPDTDELIKSDLAIMKFLAKKIDKYVPSAKPYNFPIVINEFERSILKEIDYNQEFNNMIKFGSIFEDDPSVYVPTAYGDFSSKKVLTMEFIDGEKLADVISSEGIYDKKLIANRGIESYFKQIVDYGFFHADPHPSNIYILKDNIVCYIDFGMMGVLDDEFKENLTELFIYFIEKNINGMINQLSYMGILPDDLDLKALKYDLIDLMGKYYGVELKGIHGGMLDLITIMRKYNVILPREFVLISKGLSMLEETGIELDPEFNTINTLEPYAKKIIRKELNPFKLVDFVKKNIFEIEHILKTVPMNISKVLYKIEEGELKIELEHKNLEKMINRISMSLILSALLIGSSLIILSNKGFMILDLPFLGIIGFILSAIIGLWLIISTLRSKNY
- the hdrA gene encoding ferredoxin:CoB-CoM heterodisulfide reductase subunit HdrA; protein product: MYDKKTLNSQKLDLRVGVFICRCGGNISDIVDIDKLKNSIDADVIEEFENLCSLNGRKIIRDNIINKGLDRVVIASCSPITHEKTFQDYIQPLNPYLMDMANLREQCSWVHDDIDKATDKAITLVNASIEKVKQSQAVDPILCQTPESAAVIGGGISGISAALSLAKQGVKTYLIEKKPSIGGNMVKIGKVFSPVKLAEECGMCLLNPIMNETVWHENIEILTNTKVLSTERRAGNFSILLESNPRYVDEEKCISCGKCIEECPVEVPNRWDDGLSMRKAIYKPFSQSYPDAYTIDMENCEKCGKCMKKCPMGAIYLKGEKEVIPLNVGAVILATGHKTFDPNLRPEYGYNRYEDVITQSELGRIMGVNGPTKGKLKMLSKDKVPRRIVMIQCVGSRDEKPDGHKYCSKVCCMVALKNANIIKHKYPDTDVIICYTDMRTPGMYEKYYKHGQENGIRLLRGRPGEVNKKGDSLVVRVEDTLQKKFTEIETDMVVLSTAIEPSQGSEEIAKIMDVGITEDMFIKETHPKIKPVTTDVKGAYVCGTAQGPKDITDSIMQAHAAASKVAEIMNDGLEIEPFVAEIDDEKCNLCEDCISICKYKAMSIKDEMVYIDPMSCSGCGKCLTVCKPRAINIHGNIDEKIFATISGMLKGKKKGEKRILVFLDQVGYTAADNIGVNRVDYPESIYIIKVHSVNRVMPKHIIYALKNGADGVFIGEYPGDLMYQEVEKKMNQIRDEIKDHGMNPERLQFSNVYIPYFRGLANKFKDFDEKIKVISDES
- a CDS encoding NTP transferase domain-containing protein, which produces MIIAVLMAGGKGKRMNINIEKPLFKFFDKYLIDHVLDNLKGSKYLDKIVIAVSPHTPETKKYISEKFSNNKNYTDNKNYNNKNYTDNKNYNNKNYNDELYNQNYHDKSNIYSEKLFNYLETPGNGYVEDLSFILSHFEKKSSDDILLFINADLPFVSTDIIDHILEKYMKNNVDAMSVLVPVSIFEEYGIEPSLILDNLVPAGLNILLSRNEVQNEEKLIIPQIELALNINTTDDAELAYYLFKNNQIHQI
- a CDS encoding universal stress protein codes for the protein MYSKVLVPIMGNYTKELVDSTLDLIGDREVEIIGLYVVDDSVPFLTPKKIKEAMVVELNSKGKIFLEEFEQLLDLDNNKNISVIKKLSKGKPAEVIVKTAEDNCVDVIVMGTGKSIVDKHLLGSVSEEVVHFAPCTIHLVRTIEIDSCKLD
- a CDS encoding methanogenesis marker 14 protein, with protein sequence MSFISKIFGLGPKPVIAKSKFKKFESLKSSPFSAKTAGSGYKMRPDEYYITASVELGNTTTKCIICATNLNTSESYLLSKVVNMTRDIRPPKPKEEVFGKTVWGIELSKESVSELVRDTVIEAAKEAHINIEDDLDFVVRSTGVTAGFATPEESGKLIIALANGCLDAGVAPRKMAPAMSIDNFPDRLKDYTLLDKVMFDGAVVSVLPPKGEEVVSNEMEGELVTAGIKLGAKWTKVDYRNPCVSIDFGSTLAGRVVNDDEPYAHTVGNFLGLAGVIADSLVRGTDKVDKKGGAAIDLYSKDILKKADWKHAKVNAEKVHKIIDIRKIPMDRNRFGTVPVKPEAAQKAGTCLIGCDVGENGDRIPDLISLGEELYKNDGLPTLFATMDHVSAIIVKRLLDVAFNENIIAPGSALGITGRAGITGKKPELILEYTKDKFKDCVFVSDGLALGSAIMARCMNSMGTIKVPVGGKQGGPCILAARKKLQQKK